The Pecten maximus unplaced genomic scaffold, xPecMax1.1, whole genome shotgun sequence DNA segment AATGATCCCGGACCTAGGGATATCCATGTTTAAATCGAGTATGATCAAGGACCAAGGGAAATCCATGTCTAAATCAAGAATGATCCCGGACCAAGGGAAATCCATGTCTAAATCGAGAATGATCAAGGACCAAGGGATATCCATGTTTTAATCGAGTATGATCAAGGACCAAGGGAAATCCATGACTAAATCGAGAATGATCCCGGACCTATGGACATCCATGTCTAAATCGAGTATGATCCCGGACCAAGGGAAATCCATGTCTAAATCGAGAATGATCAAGGACCAAGGGAAATCCATGTCTAAATCGAGTATGATCAAGGACCTAGGGACATCCATGTCTAAATCGAGAATGATCGCGGACCAAGCGAAATCCATGTCTAAACTGAGTATGATCAAGGACCTAGGGAAATCCATGTCTAAATCGAGAATGATCAAGGACCAAGGGAAATCCATGTCTAAATCGAGAATGATCAAGGACCAAGGGAAATCCATGTCTAAATCGAGAATGATCCCGGACCTATGGACATCCATGTCTAAATCGAGTATGATCCCGGACCAAGGGAAATCCATGTCTAAATCGAGAATGATTAAGGACCTAGGGAAATCCATGTCTAAATCGAGAATGATCAAGAACCAAGCGAAATCCATGTCTAAATCGAGTATGATTAAGGACCAAGGGAAATCCATGTCTAAATCGAGTATGATCCCGGACCTAGGGACATCCATGTCTAAATCGAGTATGATCAAGGACCTAGGGAAATCTGTCTAAATCGAGTATGATCAAGGACCTAGGGACATCCATGTCTAAATCGAGTATGATCAAGGACCTAGGGAAATCCATGTCTAAATCGAGAATGGTCAAGAAAGTACTGATAAATAGCTGTAACAATAGTTATTTAAGGATGGCCAGATGATGGACTAGGTATGACAAGGTATCTGAActgcccaccatctgatgataatGGGCTTAAAAATGTAGACAACACTAGTCAAAAACTAATCTTCTCTTTAACAATTCAAAAATTTCCAACCAAATACATAAAGTTAaggattttaatattttttgataCTAGTTACCTTAGGGCTTTTCCAAAATTATCAATGTGGGAGGGGTGAGAGGCAATTTTTCAGAAACCCAACCACTGATCATATATCATCAGAACATATCAagtataaacattaaaacaatactAGAAAAATGTGACTACTCCCACCACCCATCAAATTTTGATACAAGTGCAGTGATAATTCTACATGTGACATGATGTGTGTCCCAGGTCATTTGGACATTctagaaatattgaaattgtaCACAGTGGGGCTAGTTTTAATTAAACTACAGGAAAATGACccatacaaaaataaatgtagGTTTATCAGTGCAAATGCCTCCCATCCGTCCAACGTTCTAGTGGAATAGCCCTTAGgattgttgaaataaatttaatcaCTTTCAAATGGCAGCCTCATTTCCACaaaatgtttctgttttatacatccattttttcattttatgtttAAAGCAATTCAGATGAATATTTAATATCATTAAGAGTTTTAATTCAGGGTTTTTTTCTGTCAAAATCATTCTCAGAATTTATTGTTTATAGATTAAACAATAATATTCTTTTGTAACTGAAAAGAAATATAGAAATGTTGCTATATATGAAATGTGACACTTGGCCTAATATGGCTACACAAGAGAATGCAATGTAAACTTTTTTAATTGATTGTCAGAATGCATGGAAATTTTGCTTCATTGTCTCACCAAAATCTTAAGATATTTTCATAAGACCTTGTTACTGTTTTTACCAGCAGATCAGAAGGACAGGCACAGGCACACATTGACATGTAAGACCATGACACTACTTACTGAAGTCGACTTTCATCTCCGGTTCTGACTGGTCTGACATGACTTCCACCTTTGGTACACAGTTTACATTGGTCGAGAGAATCTTATCTGCATGCAGGGCAAACATCACTTCCCTGAAACACAGAATCcagaatatttattttcatgaaacatttttgattttcctgGTGTTTACTTTGCTGTAAAACCTACTAAGTAAATATCTTTGAAGACTGTAATGACctggtagtgtacagaggggAACTTTTAATGAAGTTCTGTCATCACAAAAATGGTTCACGGAGATTTATGAAGTggaatttgaatattttcaagtAAAATACAGAGTGATTCCTGTTTCGTTGCTTTGCAATAGACACACATGTCCTATCCCTAAATTCAGTCCAAGTTTATGTGTTAGTCTACCAGCTTGGGCCGATTACAAGATATggcattattttgtttaacttaacattacatttatacAGTGGATTTCATTGGACAGTCCTGGTActgtccgttatggacaggtgtccattatataaGGGTGTCCCCTGTTacagattttactgtatgtaagTCGTTGGAGATTTCTagtccgttatggacaggtgtccattatataaGGGTGTCCCCTGTTACAGATTTGACTGTATGTAAGTCGTTGGAGATTCCTAGCACTgtccgttatagacaggtgtccattatataaGGGTGTCCCCTGTTACAGATTTGACTGTATGTAAGTCGTTGGAGATTTCTAgtccgttatagacaggtgtccattatataaGGGTGTCCCCTGTTACAGATTTGACTGTATGTAAGTCGTTGGAGATTCCTAGCActgtccgttatggacaggtgtccattatataaGGGTGTCCTGTTACAGATTTGACTGTATGTAAGTCGTTGGAGATTTCTAgtccgttatagacaggtgtccattatataaGGGTGTCCCCTGTTACAGATTTGACTGTATGTAAGTCGTTGGAGATTCCTAGCACTgtccgttatagacaggtgtccattatataaGGGTGTCCCCTGTTacagattttactgtatgtaagTCGTTGGAGATTCCTAGCACTGTCCATTATCGacaggtgtccattatataaGGGTGTCCTTATAATTACAGATTTTACCGTATATAAGTCGTTGGAGATTCCTGGCActgtccgttatggacaggtgtccattatataagggtgtcctgttacagatttgactgtatataaGTTGTTGGAGATACTAATTTTCTCGATATCCAAACTTAATGCAAAAaacatgggtttttttttcaaaacatgattatttcaaaataaggatGAAAAAATGCTGTAATaatctgtaaatgtttagtTTTTGCAGGGAGAATCCTATCTAAGTTGAGAAACTTTACCTACAAgtaagaattttatttttgagggcatttttatttcaccaaaatatggaaatttgaatatttaaaaaaaaaaactatttcgTCACAAATGAAATCATATAACATTTCTTGCaaagatatattataatacatataaatgataaattatgGGAGAATACATTACCTAACcaaggaaatgaaaataatacaacacattgttttcattttactttATTCACATCAACAGGGCATTCAGTTGACCCctgacttttagcaatttcagaagtcaaatcactatttctgagaaatctgaagggtcaaaacatatgtcaaatagacaagtcccttcaaacccaagagtcagatctcagtttggggagtcaaaaacatacccTCAttggtctactggatgccctgcaTCAAgcaaagttatctcccctttacatttcatgttatttttcTGGTGTCAGAGACTGGAAATCTTTTTCTCAGGAGGTATTGTAGCATTTTATGAGTGCTTCATATCTCATTTGATAATAACCAGGGTTTCGTTTGTCTTTTGGGGCAAAGGCTTTGTGAAGGATGGACTCCGAGGGAGTTGTATAAAAAGTAAGGAGTTTTATTTATAAACCCAGGCAAGTGGAAATTTATATTTAGAATAGTAGTGGGATGTCCACTTGAATAGCATGTACCAGCCTCATACAAaacagtgatgatgatgatgatgatgatgatgatgacgacaaCAACAAATTGAAGTGTTCATGTGTcctgcttatatatatattttttcacaaataaagTTAAGTTAAGTTTATTTCCAGATCAGGATTGATTGATCCTCTATACTGGActcaacatacaatatatatatatacacaatgatataataataggtatgtactaatcataataaataGTTAGTGTTCAGTTCCATTAAATGCTATTTAaaagtttatattgatatatcggctctgtaattataaaaataaaataaatatgaaatatgataataatgaaCACTACTCTGACCACACTTGAGCCTCCAACCAGTGCCCTGTCTGAATGGatatcctaccactagactctAGGGAAATCTCTAGTCTGGGCTGGTAGGGTGATCTACACTCTCCcttttatacatatatcttatataccagtaacagagCCTGAAATCACGCCAAGGTCACCCAGTGACCCTGCCGATAACCATTTAAGTATTAATCAATTTATAAAGTATGCTAAATTCCTTAGTCCCAACACTGGACGTTAGACATTCTGGCGGACATATCTGCTGTGGCACAGACATGTAACTTAATATCTATCAAAATGGGTAACGCATGTAGCTGTCCGACAACATGGGTATAACGTTTGTTAGAGTGGCCGGACTATTCATAGACTAATATCTTGATGATGTAGCTGAAATAAGTGTTGTGTCGCGATTAATTCTAGATTTTTGTTACGTTCAGTGACGTACATTGCCATCTCACAGACTCGCATATACAGTGTGCTCCCAAATCAGACCAGTCGTCAAACGTTTGCCGGTGCACATGTTTAACCGACAAGTTACGATAATACTTACAAAGATGTAAATCCACATTAGCAATATACCCCACATCATATATTACCTGATTGCTCTTACATCTGATGAGTACGGGTCGAATTTGAATAGCAGTTTCTTTACAGGTCGGAGTTGGAAGTTCTTTAAGATCCCTGCAATGGCTCTATTCTGTGCCATTTTGAACCGGAAGTGCCCCTTTTAGAAAAATGTATAACTAAAAGCGGTCCAGACAAAACCATATGGTATCGAAGCGCCAAGGATCAATTACTTCTTCCGCTACAtaacagatgtatatatatcgaTCTAAGACcgtattattatttattacttGTACATATTTTTAGTTTCGGTTCTAAATAGCTCAATAGATCTACAGTTGAACTTTTGTATTGTCTTACCATGTATTGACTTTAGATAAAACTGATTTAATCAGACAGTGATTTAATTTGTGTTCTGTTCATATCCTGCATCAGGGACGTCCCTGACTGCACGAACTTATATATTAGAATTTTCTTGAAGCGTCATTAATGATTCGTTTTACTCGTTGGCGTCTGTTAAAATACTGTAAAGTTAAACTAACAATAGATGTTTCGCTCGAAAGCCATTATGCCCACACTATTTTCATAACGCCAAAATGGTCATTTCGTCCCAAAGCACTGCCCTATCGTCCAAAATTTTCGGTCCGAAGTGAGACACATATCGCCCAACTAGAACGCACCAACCATTTCACCCATTAATCGATTTCTCTCAAAATTCAACATTGGTATTTAGCCGCTCTcgtcaatgtgtggtttatgGGTATTAGCTCTAGAATTGCCACAGTTATCCAAGTAGTATCGTACGATATAAGGAACCATAACTGATTTAATGGGCCATTCgcggtttattttgtttttgtttttatcttaggGTATTCCAAGCAAACCATGCGTCACATGGCAGACAGTGTATACATACACTGCTTCTCAGGagcgcggtggccgagtggttaaggtgttccgaaaGTATCATATATGGCATATAAAATATAAGAAGTCATTTGTAAAAATCATGTCTGTAGAAAATACAGGAAAATATCTTGTAAAATGACTTAGAGTACGAATTTCACTCCTTGCTAAAATGTTCCTTCTTCACTGAGTTAAGAACAAATAtaagacatatttaaaaaaaaaaacaaaaaaaaacaacgaaataACCTGGGTACGTTTTTATATTTACTCTAAATTGACGGAGATCCCCTTTGATGGCAGACACACTTGTTTGATACCACGGCAGGATGTCAAACAATTTTATAatcagtgttccagctaggtcgGGTTAGCAGGGCGCGGCGCCCTACACGCGCGGACCGTTTGTTTACGAGAGCAACGGAACAaatgtttgatcagaaacttgCGAATCATGATCGGCCCTAATtcgtttaccatttcttataattaattcaagaaaatgttaactGGCTATAATTTCCTGATTTTAGTTTACCGTTATTTCTAAAGAgtctaaagtgaaagtagaaatttaCCGCCGCTTACAAGATACATCGCAGTTATTTGGACGACgtttattcagatattaaataatataatttcttttacttcatcatttttttctcgTATATGCTTGATCACCTTTTCTCTTTTGCTCTATAATATCTTCACTTACAATTAGTCGTCTTACAATCACAACGGACAGACTAACTTCTGGTTGAAAATATCGCTCTGTTGACTATAATCTGATAGTAACTTTTTGATTGGACGTAATTATCGTATATGGATTCTCTCAATACAcccttaaattgaaataatgctaatatcattttatttttgaattactcTTGGTCATAACTTTTACcatcaacatttaaaacaatatttgaagaataaagagaagaaaagacatttttacacacaaacgaaataataaaaaaaaatcaaaatatttccatttgtCTCTTATGAATCAGGTCATATGTAATGCATGGATGTACTTAAATTGTCCTGTAAAATAAGGTAGAAGATAGATAGGCCGGGAAAAAATGTCGCGCACAAAAATGCCCCTTTTTTAGGCAGCGCCCTGCCCTTTTCAaatcctagctggaacactgatAATGTATAGTTTttgtaatacatatgtatgtatattgacatgTCACTTTACTGAAATCAGTCTTGAACTTGAattcaatatatcatataagttAACCTTATATAAACATGTCAAAGGACGGTTTTTTCAAGAGGTCCCCAGCCCGTTGTGTTGTACAACATAAATCTACTTGTAAGCTTTGTCCCTCCCGTTACAATTCTAGCGGCCTCTAGATTTAAACtttcagaaatatttgtttGGGCTACTGTAAGATTATCCCACACAATGTCGGCGTATTCTAAAAC contains these protein-coding regions:
- the LOC117321055 gene encoding 39S ribosomal protein L53, mitochondrial-like gives rise to the protein MAQNRAIAGILKNFQLRPVKKLLFKFDPYSSDVRAIREVMFALHADKILSTNVNCVPKVEVMSDQSEPEMKVDFSDGQNVLFKTTNLTSLDILLKLHQMCTEKDPKKMERNVIDTKSSRKKASKK